In one window of Azotobacter salinestris DNA:
- the lexA gene encoding transcriptional repressor LexA has protein sequence MYKLTPRQVEILAFIKRCLEENGYPPTRAEIARELGFKSPNAAEEHLKAMARKGAIEMTPGASRGIRIPGSEVDSEPASLPVVGRVAAGAPILAQQHIEETCQINPDFFHPRADYLLRVQGMSMKDVGIYDGDLLAVHTCREARNGQIVVARLNDEVTVKRFKREGDKVWLIAENPEFAPLEIDLNEQDLTIEGLSVGVIRR, from the coding sequence ATGTACAAACTGACGCCTCGCCAAGTCGAAATTCTCGCCTTCATCAAGCGCTGCCTGGAGGAGAACGGCTATCCGCCGACCCGGGCCGAAATCGCCAGGGAACTCGGCTTCAAGTCGCCCAACGCGGCGGAAGAGCATCTCAAGGCGATGGCCCGCAAGGGCGCGATCGAAATGACCCCGGGCGCCTCCCGCGGCATCCGCATTCCCGGCAGCGAAGTCGACAGCGAACCGGCCAGTCTGCCCGTCGTCGGCCGGGTCGCGGCCGGTGCACCGATCCTCGCCCAGCAGCACATCGAGGAAACCTGTCAGATCAATCCGGACTTCTTCCATCCCCGCGCCGACTACCTGCTGCGGGTGCAGGGCATGAGCATGAAGGATGTCGGCATCTACGACGGCGACCTGCTGGCCGTGCACACCTGCCGCGAGGCACGCAACGGCCAGATCGTGGTGGCGCGCCTCAACGACGAGGTCACGGTCAAGCGCTTCAAGCGCGAAGGGGACAAGGTCTGGCTGATCGCCGAGAACCCTGAATTCGCCCCGCTCGAAATCGACCTGAACGAGCAGGATCTGACCATCGAAGGATTGAGTGTCGGCGTGATACGCCGCTAG
- a CDS encoding DUF6586 family protein, with amino-acid sequence MAHELYTRTNQKLYFAGLALASLRQAEESRALNAQAQAMAEREAVLFHLYGALLGLCHEIAGFYRLPEAGAPQVERFLNAELLRAAPSPELAELVELASQPETWLAELLGQYARLFQPPQAPKKAKVDPRLPLIDAVSLDEEEATPALDAAQLEQWRQSLKELALRFRESLTEC; translated from the coding sequence ATGGCCCACGAACTTTATACACGCACCAATCAGAAACTCTATTTCGCCGGCCTGGCGCTGGCCTCGCTGCGCCAGGCGGAGGAAAGCCGGGCGCTGAATGCCCAGGCGCAGGCCATGGCGGAGCGCGAGGCGGTGCTTTTTCACCTGTATGGTGCCCTGCTGGGGCTGTGCCATGAAATCGCTGGCTTCTATCGCCTGCCCGAGGCTGGCGCGCCGCAGGTCGAGCGCTTCCTGAACGCCGAGCTGCTGCGTGCGGCTCCCAGTCCGGAGCTGGCGGAGTTGGTGGAGCTGGCCAGCCAGCCGGAAACCTGGCTGGCCGAACTGCTGGGCCAATACGCCCGGCTGTTCCAGCCACCGCAGGCGCCGAAAAAGGCCAAGGTCGATCCACGACTGCCATTGATCGATGCGGTGAGCCTGGACGAGGAGGAGGCGACGCCGGCTCTGGACGCCGCACAGCTGGAGCAGTGGCGACAGTCGCTCAAGGAGCTGGCTCTGCGCTTTCGCGAGTCCCTGACCGAGTGCTGA
- the sulA gene encoding SOS-induced cell division inhibitor SulA, with protein MQLPQPPNSQLMSFEAALVRPSCRDGEETPGSPPARQTEPFSELSLRGDAGQCLFLLAPMLRELSQGNDGRWLTLVAPPANLSHGWLREAGLNRERILLLHPSREQEPSELACEVLRLGRSHTVVSWLSQVSRPIRHRLRQAARIGRAHSLNIRLG; from the coding sequence ATGCAGCTCCCGCAGCCGCCGAATTCGCAGTTGATGTCGTTCGAAGCGGCTCTGGTCCGGCCGTCCTGCCGCGATGGGGAGGAAACGCCAGGATCGCCTCCGGCCAGACAAACGGAACCCTTCAGTGAACTCAGCCTGCGTGGCGATGCCGGTCAATGCCTGTTCCTGCTCGCCCCCATGCTGCGCGAGCTGAGCCAAGGCAACGACGGACGCTGGCTGACCCTGGTAGCCCCCCCTGCCAACCTGAGCCATGGCTGGCTGCGCGAGGCAGGCCTGAATCGCGAGCGGATTCTTCTGCTGCACCCCTCAAGAGAGCAGGAGCCGAGCGAGCTGGCGTGCGAAGTCCTGCGCCTGGGGCGCAGTCATACGGTGGTCAGTTGGCTGAGCCAGGTGAGCCGGCCGATCAGGCATCGGCTGCGTCAGGCTGCACGGATCGGCCGAGCCCATAGCCTGAACATCCGCCTGGGCTGA
- a CDS encoding DUF1653 domain-containing protein, with protein sequence MTVQPGLYRHYKGAEYRVLGVVRHSETEEELVLYQALYGDFGLWVRPLAMFTESVEVDGRQMPRFALIRADAPAFPA encoded by the coding sequence ATGACTGTACAACCCGGGCTCTACCGGCATTACAAGGGGGCCGAATACCGCGTGCTCGGCGTGGTCCGGCATTCCGAGACCGAGGAGGAACTGGTGCTCTACCAGGCCCTGTACGGCGATTTCGGGCTCTGGGTCCGGCCGCTGGCCATGTTCACCGAAAGCGTCGAGGTTGACGGTCGTCAGATGCCGCGCTTTGCTTTGATTCGGGCGGACGCCCCGGCTTTTCCGGCATAA
- the topA gene encoding type I DNA topoisomerase translates to MGKSLVIVESPAKAKTINKYLGSQYVVKSSIGHIRDLPTSGSASTAKEPAKRAKGTAEGPALSPKEKAKRQLFARMGVDPEHGWKAHYEILPGKEKVVDELRRLAREADTIYLATDLDREGEAIAWHLRESIGGDEERYKRVVFNEITKKAIQEAFAQPGELDINRVNAQQARRFLDRVVGYMVSPLLWQKIARGLSAGRVQSVAVKLIVEREREIRAFIPEEFWEVHADLGTARGDKVRFEVAREKGEAFRPLNEAQAMAALEKLKASSYRIVKREDKPTRSKPSAPFITSTLQQAASNRLGFSVKKTMMMAQRLYEAGYITYMRTDSTNLSADALTMARGFIEGEFGAKYLPAQPNVYTSKEGAQEAHEAIRPSDVNLRPNQLSGMERDAERLYELIWRQFVACQMPPAEYLSTNVSVQAGDFELRAKGRILKFDGYTRVLPQQAKPGEDDVLPDMAEGEGLDLLGLDPSQHFTKPPARFSEASLVKEMEKRGIGRPSTYAAIISTIQERGYVTLQNRRFHSEKMGEIVTERLGESFANLMDYGFTASMEEHLDDIAQGERDWKNLLDEFYGDFRKKLELAESSEAGMRANQPTLTDIPCRECGRPMMIRTASTGVFLGCSGYSLPPKERCKATINLIPGDEIAADDEGESESLLLRHKRRCPKCGTAMDAYLLDEQHKLHICGNNPDCSGYEIEEGQYRIKGYEGPSLECDKCGSEMQLKTGRFGKFFGCTNAACKNTRKLLKSGEPAPPKMDAVKMPELRCEKVDDVYVLRDGASGLFLAASQFPKNRETRAPLVLELLPHRDEIDPKYHFLLEAPPRDPEGRPAVIRFSRKTKEQYVQSEIEGKPSGWRAFYQDGRWVVEDKR, encoded by the coding sequence ATGGGTAAATCGCTGGTCATCGTGGAATCCCCGGCCAAGGCCAAGACCATCAACAAGTATCTGGGCAGCCAGTACGTGGTGAAGTCGAGCATCGGCCATATCCGTGACCTGCCCACCAGCGGCTCGGCCAGTACCGCCAAGGAGCCTGCCAAGCGGGCCAAGGGCACGGCCGAGGGGCCGGCGCTGTCGCCCAAGGAGAAGGCCAAGCGCCAGCTGTTCGCGCGCATGGGGGTCGATCCCGAGCACGGCTGGAAAGCCCATTACGAGATCCTGCCGGGCAAGGAGAAGGTGGTCGACGAGCTGCGCCGCCTGGCCCGGGAGGCCGACACCATCTACCTTGCCACCGACCTGGACCGCGAGGGGGAGGCCATCGCCTGGCACCTGCGCGAATCCATCGGCGGCGACGAGGAGCGCTACAAGCGCGTGGTGTTCAACGAGATCACCAAGAAGGCGATCCAGGAAGCCTTCGCCCAGCCGGGCGAGCTGGACATCAACCGGGTCAATGCGCAGCAGGCACGGCGCTTTCTCGACCGGGTGGTCGGCTACATGGTTTCGCCGCTGCTCTGGCAGAAGATCGCCCGCGGCCTGTCCGCCGGCCGCGTGCAGTCGGTGGCGGTGAAGCTGATCGTCGAGCGCGAGCGGGAGATCCGCGCCTTCATCCCGGAGGAGTTCTGGGAGGTCCATGCCGACCTGGGTACCGCCCGTGGCGACAAGGTGCGCTTCGAGGTGGCCAGGGAGAAGGGCGAAGCCTTCCGCCCGCTCAACGAGGCCCAGGCCATGGCCGCGCTGGAGAAGCTCAAGGCCTCCAGCTACAGGATCGTCAAGCGCGAGGACAAGCCGACCCGCAGCAAGCCCTCGGCGCCCTTCATCACCTCGACCCTGCAGCAGGCGGCGAGCAACCGCCTCGGCTTCTCGGTGAAGAAGACCATGATGATGGCCCAACGCCTGTACGAGGCCGGCTACATCACCTACATGCGGACCGACTCCACCAACCTTTCGGCCGACGCCCTGACCATGGCGCGCGGCTTCATCGAGGGCGAGTTCGGCGCGAAATACCTGCCGGCCCAGCCCAATGTCTACACCAGCAAGGAGGGCGCCCAGGAGGCCCACGAGGCGATCCGCCCCTCCGACGTCAACCTGCGGCCGAACCAGCTGTCGGGCATGGAGCGCGACGCCGAGCGGCTCTACGAGCTGATCTGGCGCCAGTTCGTCGCCTGCCAGATGCCGCCGGCCGAATACCTGTCGACCAACGTCAGCGTCCAGGCCGGCGATTTCGAGCTGCGCGCCAAGGGCCGCATCCTCAAGTTCGACGGCTACACCCGCGTGCTGCCACAGCAGGCCAAGCCCGGCGAGGATGACGTGCTGCCGGACATGGCCGAGGGCGAGGGCCTCGATCTGCTCGGGCTCGACCCCAGCCAGCACTTCACCAAGCCCCCGGCGCGCTTTAGCGAGGCCAGCCTGGTCAAGGAAATGGAAAAGCGCGGGATCGGCCGGCCGTCCACCTACGCGGCGATCATCTCGACCATCCAGGAGCGCGGCTACGTAACCCTGCAGAATCGCCGCTTCCATTCCGAGAAGATGGGCGAGATCGTCACCGAGCGGCTCGGCGAGAGCTTCGCCAACCTGATGGACTACGGCTTCACCGCCAGCATGGAGGAGCACCTGGACGACATCGCCCAGGGCGAGCGCGACTGGAAGAACCTGCTCGACGAGTTCTATGGCGATTTCAGGAAGAAGCTGGAGCTCGCCGAGTCCAGCGAGGCGGGCATGCGTGCCAACCAGCCGACCCTGACCGACATCCCCTGTCGCGAATGCGGCCGCCCGATGATGATCCGCACCGCCTCGACCGGCGTGTTCCTCGGTTGCTCGGGCTACAGCCTGCCGCCCAAGGAGCGCTGCAAGGCGACCATCAACCTGATCCCGGGCGACGAGATCGCCGCGGACGACGAGGGCGAGTCCGAGTCGCTGCTGCTGCGCCACAAGCGCCGCTGCCCGAAGTGCGGCACGGCGATGGACGCCTATCTGCTCGACGAACAGCATAAGCTGCACATCTGCGGCAACAACCCGGACTGCTCCGGCTACGAGATCGAGGAAGGCCAGTACCGCATCAAGGGCTACGAGGGACCCAGCCTGGAGTGCGACAAGTGCGGCAGCGAGATGCAGCTCAAGACCGGCCGTTTCGGCAAGTTCTTCGGCTGCACCAATGCCGCCTGCAAGAACACCCGCAAGCTGCTGAAGAGCGGCGAGCCGGCGCCGCCGAAGATGGATGCGGTGAAGATGCCGGAGCTGCGCTGCGAGAAGGTCGACGACGTCTATGTGCTGCGCGATGGCGCCTCCGGTCTGTTCCTCGCCGCCAGCCAGTTCCCGAAGAACCGCGAGACCCGTGCGCCGCTGGTCCTGGAGCTGCTTCCGCACCGTGACGAGATCGATCCGAAGTACCACTTCCTGCTGGAGGCCCCGCCCCGGGATCCGGAAGGCCGCCCGGCGGTGATCCGTTTCAGCCGCAAGACCAAGGAGCAGTACGTGCAGAGCGAGATCGAAGGCAAGCCCAGCGGCTGGCGCGCCTTCTATCAGGACGGCCGCTGGGTGGTCGAGGACAAGCGCTGA
- the fadA gene encoding acetyl-CoA C-acyltransferase FadA, whose translation MSLNPKDAVIVDFARTPMGRSKGGMHRHTRAENLSAHLITQLLARNPQIDPAEVEDVIWGCVNQTLEQGWNIARMASLLTPIPHSSGAQTVNRLCGSSMSALHTAVQAIQTGNGEVFVVGGVEHMGHLPMTHGVDPNPKLSLQVAKAAGMMGLTAEMLAMMHGVSREQQDAFALRSHQRAHRATVEGHFAEEIVPIEGHDEHGLLRVFEQDETIRPDTTLEGLAKLKPVFNPKSGTVTAGSSSQITDGASCMIVMSGQRARDLGLQPLAVVRAMAVVGVDPSIMGYGPVPATQKALARAGLSMADIDFVELNEAFAAQAIPVLKDLKLLDLLDDKVNLHGGAIALGHPFGCSGVRISGTLLNIMRQRGGTLGLATMCIGLGQGIATVFERV comes from the coding sequence ATGAGTCTGAATCCGAAAGACGCCGTCATCGTCGACTTCGCCCGTACCCCGATGGGCCGCTCCAAGGGCGGCATGCACCGCCATACCCGCGCCGAGAACCTCTCGGCGCACCTCATCACCCAGTTGCTGGCGCGCAACCCGCAGATCGATCCGGCGGAAGTCGAGGACGTGATCTGGGGCTGCGTCAACCAGACCCTGGAGCAGGGCTGGAACATCGCGCGCATGGCTTCGCTGCTGACACCGATCCCGCACAGCAGCGGCGCACAGACCGTCAACCGCCTCTGCGGCTCCTCGATGAGCGCGTTGCACACCGCGGTGCAGGCGATCCAGACCGGCAACGGCGAGGTGTTCGTGGTCGGCGGCGTCGAGCACATGGGGCATCTGCCGATGACTCACGGGGTCGACCCGAACCCGAAGCTGTCCCTGCAGGTGGCCAAGGCCGCCGGGATGATGGGGCTGACCGCCGAGATGCTGGCGATGATGCACGGCGTGAGCCGCGAGCAGCAGGACGCCTTCGCCCTGCGCTCGCACCAGCGGGCGCACCGCGCCACGGTCGAGGGCCACTTCGCCGAGGAGATAGTGCCCATCGAGGGCCATGACGAGCACGGCCTGCTGCGGGTCTTCGAGCAGGACGAGACGATCCGCCCGGACACCACCCTGGAGGGGCTGGCCAAGCTCAAGCCGGTGTTCAACCCGAAGAGCGGCACCGTCACCGCGGGCAGCTCCTCGCAGATCACCGACGGCGCCTCCTGCATGATCGTCATGTCCGGCCAGCGCGCCCGCGACCTGGGCCTCCAGCCGCTGGCCGTGGTGCGCGCCATGGCGGTGGTCGGCGTCGATCCGTCGATCATGGGCTACGGTCCGGTGCCGGCCACCCAGAAGGCGCTGGCGCGGGCCGGGCTGTCCATGGCCGACATCGACTTCGTCGAGCTCAACGAGGCCTTCGCCGCCCAGGCCATTCCGGTGCTCAAGGACCTCAAGCTGCTCGATCTGCTGGACGACAAGGTCAACCTGCACGGCGGCGCCATCGCCCTGGGCCATCCCTTCGGTTGCTCCGGGGTGCGGATTTCCGGCACCCTGCTGAACATCATGCGCCAGAGGGGCGGCACCCTGGGGCTGGCGACCATGTGCATCGGCCTCGGCCAAGGCATCGCTACCGTCTTCGAGCGCGTCTGA
- a CDS encoding L,D-transpeptidase, protein MRFLDLLHVSLADQALYGFADGRLLLRLAVSTALNGPGEQSGSGCTPRGLHQVRARIGEGLPAGAVLRGRRWTGEVWTPELHEAFPGRDWILTRILWLSGCEIGRNRLDAVDTFRRYIYLHGTPDSEPMGVPRSHGCVRLRNADLLELYPRVPLHCRVRIEEAPCPDWAAADLT, encoded by the coding sequence ATGCGATTTCTCGATCTTCTTCATGTTTCCCTGGCGGATCAGGCGCTGTACGGTTTTGCCGACGGCCGCCTGCTCCTGCGCCTGGCGGTTTCCACCGCCCTCAACGGCCCCGGCGAGCAGTCCGGTTCCGGATGCACGCCGCGCGGACTGCATCAGGTGCGCGCCAGGATCGGCGAGGGGCTGCCGGCGGGAGCCGTGCTGCGCGGGCGGCGCTGGACCGGCGAAGTCTGGACGCCGGAGCTGCACGAAGCCTTTCCCGGCCGCGACTGGATCCTCACCCGGATCCTCTGGCTGAGCGGCTGCGAAATCGGGCGCAACCGGCTCGACGCGGTCGACACCTTCCGTCGCTACATCTATCTCCACGGCACGCCGGACAGCGAACCCATGGGAGTGCCGCGCTCCCACGGCTGTGTGCGCCTGCGCAATGCCGATCTGCTGGAGCTCTACCCGCGCGTCCCCCTGCACTGTCGCGTGCGGATCGAAGAAGCGCCGTGCCCCGATTGGGCGGCGGCCGATCTCACTTAA
- the nagZ gene encoding beta-N-acetylhexosaminidase: MQGSLMLDIAGTWLTAEDRHVLRQPEVGGLILFARNIEHPTQVRELCAAIRAVRPDLLLAVDQEGGRVQRLRQGFVRLPAMGSLAGHEAAERLAEECGWLMASEVLAAGLDFSFAPVLDLDYGRSTVIGSRGFAGDPKMVVRLAGAFVRGMHVAGMAATGKHFPGHGWAEADSHVAIPTDERSLEAIRSQDLLPFQKLGGQLEAVMPAHVIYPQVDAQPAGFSRRWLQDILRGELGFDGVVFSDDLSMAGAHVAGDAAERIEAALAAGCDMGLVCNDRAAAELALSALQRLGVRPAPRLARMRRRALPGIDYKQNPRWLRALESLRQARLID, translated from the coding sequence ATGCAAGGCTCTTTGATGCTGGACATCGCCGGCACCTGGCTGACCGCCGAGGATCGCCATGTGCTGCGTCAGCCCGAGGTGGGCGGTCTGATTCTGTTCGCCCGCAATATCGAGCACCCGACCCAGGTCCGTGAGCTTTGCGCGGCGATCCGTGCCGTGCGTCCCGATCTGCTGCTCGCCGTCGATCAGGAGGGCGGCCGCGTGCAGCGCCTGCGCCAGGGCTTCGTTCGCCTGCCGGCGATGGGGTCGCTGGCCGGCCATGAGGCGGCCGAGCGGCTGGCCGAGGAATGTGGCTGGCTGATGGCCAGCGAGGTGCTGGCGGCAGGACTGGACTTCAGTTTCGCGCCGGTGCTGGATCTCGATTACGGGCGCAGCACGGTGATCGGTTCGCGCGGCTTCGCCGGCGATCCGAAGATGGTCGTCCGTCTGGCCGGGGCCTTCGTCCGCGGCATGCACGTCGCCGGCATGGCCGCCACCGGCAAGCATTTCCCCGGACATGGCTGGGCGGAAGCCGATTCCCATGTGGCCATTCCCACCGACGAACGCAGCCTCGAGGCGATCCGCAGCCAGGACCTGCTGCCCTTCCAGAAGCTCGGCGGGCAGTTGGAGGCGGTGATGCCGGCGCACGTCATCTATCCGCAGGTGGATGCGCAGCCGGCCGGCTTCTCCCGCCGCTGGCTGCAGGACATCCTGCGCGGCGAGCTGGGCTTCGACGGGGTGGTGTTCAGCGACGACCTGTCGATGGCTGGCGCCCATGTGGCCGGCGATGCGGCGGAACGGATCGAGGCGGCGCTCGCCGCCGGCTGCGACATGGGGCTGGTGTGCAACGACCGGGCGGCGGCCGAACTGGCCCTGTCCGCCCTGCAGCGCCTCGGCGTGCGACCGGCGCCGCGCCTGGCGCGGATGCGCCGGCGGGCCCTCCCGGGGATCGACTACAAGCAGAACCCACGCTGGCTGCGCGCGCTCGAGAGTCTGCGCCAGGCCCGGCTGATCGATTGA
- a CDS encoding TetR/AcrR family transcriptional regulator, with translation MPHSETVERILEAAELLFAQRGFAETSLRLITSRADVNLAAVNYHFGSKSALIEAVFSRVLGPFCAGLERELDRRQSVGMSLEELLEVTIAQVQAARPRSGMAIFMRLLGLALGQGQEHLRRYLEDTYGKLFRRYLLLLEEAVPGIPPLELFWRTHFMLGAATFSLSGIDTLCASASERFEVQTSSEQALRLLVPFLAAGMRAGSAIEDPQLVNARPRPRGKAVQSSRSAARPVPPEADE, from the coding sequence ATGCCCCACTCGGAAACAGTCGAGCGCATCCTGGAGGCTGCCGAGCTGCTGTTCGCGCAAAGGGGATTCGCCGAAACCTCGCTGCGGCTGATCACCAGCAGAGCTGATGTCAATCTGGCGGCGGTGAACTACCACTTCGGCTCGAAGAGTGCGCTCATCGAGGCGGTCTTCTCCCGGGTGCTCGGTCCCTTCTGTGCCGGTCTGGAGCGTGAGCTGGATCGCCGTCAGTCTGTAGGCATGAGCCTCGAGGAGCTTCTGGAGGTCACTATCGCACAGGTGCAGGCAGCGCGCCCGCGCAGCGGCATGGCCATCTTCATGCGTCTGCTCGGCCTGGCCCTGGGCCAGGGGCAGGAGCACCTGCGGCGCTATCTCGAGGACACCTACGGCAAGCTCTTCCGGCGCTACCTGCTGCTGCTGGAGGAGGCGGTGCCGGGGATTCCGCCGCTGGAGCTGTTCTGGCGCACCCATTTCATGCTCGGCGCAGCCACCTTCAGCCTATCGGGTATCGATACGCTGTGTGCTTCCGCCTCGGAGCGCTTTGAGGTGCAGACCTCCAGCGAGCAGGCATTGCGCCTGCTGGTGCCCTTTCTCGCCGCCGGCATGCGCGCCGGAAGTGCCATCGAGGATCCGCAATTGGTCAATGCCCGGCCCAGGCCGCGTGGCAAGGCGGTGCAGTCCTCCAGGAGCGCGGCTCGTCCCGTTCCGCCCGAGGCGGACGAGTAG